One part of the Vicugna pacos chromosome 20, VicPac4, whole genome shotgun sequence genome encodes these proteins:
- the PAK1IP1 gene encoding p21-activated protein kinase-interacting protein 1 isoform X2 codes for MELVAGCYEQVLFGFAVHPEPKASGDHEKWTPVADFTHHAHTASLSAVAVNSRFVVTGSKDETIHIYDMKKKIDHGALVHHNGTITCLKFYGNRHLISGAEDGLICVWDAKKWECLKSIKAHKGHVTSLSIHPSGKLALSVGTDKTLRTWNLVEGRSAFIKNIKQNAHIVEWSPRGERYVVVILNKIDVYQLDTASVSGTITNGKRISSVTFLSESVLAVAGDEEVVRFFDCDSLVCLSEFKAHENRVKDLFSFETPEHHVIVTASSDGFIKMWKLHEDKKVSPCLLCEVNTDARLTCLGVWLDRATDTRESPPPDAETPPVSKEEPSKSNKKESGDEVQEGERQSKPGTKKCGSTGDGDKPAKGNSLVSAKKRKMVEMLGKKGNSLVTAKKRKMVEMLEKKKRKKQKM; via the exons ATGGAGCTGGTGGCTGGTTGCTACGAGCAAGTCCTGTTCGGGTTCGCTGTGCACCCGGAGCCCAAGGCGAGCGGCGACCACGAG AAATGGACTCCTGTTGCCGACTTCACTCACCACGCCCACACTGCCTCCTTGTCAGCCGTGGCTGTAAATAGCCGTTTTGTAGTCACTGGGAGCAAAGATGAAACAATTCACATTTATGACATGAAGAAGAAAATAGACCACGGGGCTCTAGTGCATCACAATG GCACAATAACTTGCTTGAAATTCTATGGCAACAGGCACTTAATCAGCGGGGCAGAGGACGGACTCATTTGTGTCTGGGATGCAAAGAAGTGGGAGTGTCTGAAGTCCATCAAAGCTCACAA AGGACATGTGACCTCCCTTTCCATTCACCCATCTGGCAAGTTGGCCCTGTCTGTGGGAACAGATAAGACATTGAG AACATGGAATCTTGTGGAAGGAAGATCAGCGTtcataaaaaacataaaacaaa ATGCTCACATAGTAGAGTGGTCCCCAAGAGGAGAGAGATACGTAGTTGTCATACTGAACAAAATAGACGTCTATCAGCTTGACACTGCATCTGTTAGTGGCACCATCACAAATGGAAAGAGAATATCTTCTGTCACGTTCCTTTCA gAGTCTGTCCTTGCCGTGGCTGGAGATGAAGAAGTTGTAAGGTTTTTTGACTGTGATTCACTAGTGTGCCTCTCTGAATTTAAAGCTCATGAAAACAG GGTAAAAGACCTATTCAGTTTTGAGACTCCAGAGCATCATGTTATTGTTACAGCATCGAGTGATGGTTTCATCAAAATGTGGAAGCTTCACGAGGATAAG AAGGTCTCCCCGTGTTTACTCTGTGAAGTAAACACTGATGCCAGGTTGACTTGTCTTGGAGTGTGGCTAGACAGAGCGACAGATACGAGAGAAAGCCCGCCTCCAGATGCAGAGACTCCTCCTG TAAGTAAAGAAGAACCGTCCAAAAGCAACAAAAAGGAATCTGGTGACGAGGTGCAGGAGGGAGAGCGGCAGTCAAAACCTGGCACGAAGAAATGTGGTTCAACTGGTGATGGTGACAAGCCAGCAAAAGGAAACAGCCTGGTGTCAGCCAAGAAGAGGAAAATGGTAGAAAtgttgggaaaaaaaggaaacagcctGGTGACggctaagaaaaggaaaatggtggaaatgttggaaaaaaagaagagaaaaaagcagaaaatgtga
- the PAK1IP1 gene encoding p21-activated protein kinase-interacting protein 1 isoform X1 yields MELVAGCYEQVLFGFAVHPEPKASGDHEQKWTPVADFTHHAHTASLSAVAVNSRFVVTGSKDETIHIYDMKKKIDHGALVHHNGTITCLKFYGNRHLISGAEDGLICVWDAKKWECLKSIKAHKGHVTSLSIHPSGKLALSVGTDKTLRTWNLVEGRSAFIKNIKQNAHIVEWSPRGERYVVVILNKIDVYQLDTASVSGTITNGKRISSVTFLSESVLAVAGDEEVVRFFDCDSLVCLSEFKAHENRVKDLFSFETPEHHVIVTASSDGFIKMWKLHEDKKVSPCLLCEVNTDARLTCLGVWLDRATDTRESPPPDAETPPVSKEEPSKSNKKESGDEVQEGERQSKPGTKKCGSTGDGDKPAKGNSLVSAKKRKMVEMLGKKGNSLVTAKKRKMVEMLEKKKRKKQKM; encoded by the exons ATGGAGCTGGTGGCTGGTTGCTACGAGCAAGTCCTGTTCGGGTTCGCTGTGCACCCGGAGCCCAAGGCGAGCGGCGACCACGAG CAGAAATGGACTCCTGTTGCCGACTTCACTCACCACGCCCACACTGCCTCCTTGTCAGCCGTGGCTGTAAATAGCCGTTTTGTAGTCACTGGGAGCAAAGATGAAACAATTCACATTTATGACATGAAGAAGAAAATAGACCACGGGGCTCTAGTGCATCACAATG GCACAATAACTTGCTTGAAATTCTATGGCAACAGGCACTTAATCAGCGGGGCAGAGGACGGACTCATTTGTGTCTGGGATGCAAAGAAGTGGGAGTGTCTGAAGTCCATCAAAGCTCACAA AGGACATGTGACCTCCCTTTCCATTCACCCATCTGGCAAGTTGGCCCTGTCTGTGGGAACAGATAAGACATTGAG AACATGGAATCTTGTGGAAGGAAGATCAGCGTtcataaaaaacataaaacaaa ATGCTCACATAGTAGAGTGGTCCCCAAGAGGAGAGAGATACGTAGTTGTCATACTGAACAAAATAGACGTCTATCAGCTTGACACTGCATCTGTTAGTGGCACCATCACAAATGGAAAGAGAATATCTTCTGTCACGTTCCTTTCA gAGTCTGTCCTTGCCGTGGCTGGAGATGAAGAAGTTGTAAGGTTTTTTGACTGTGATTCACTAGTGTGCCTCTCTGAATTTAAAGCTCATGAAAACAG GGTAAAAGACCTATTCAGTTTTGAGACTCCAGAGCATCATGTTATTGTTACAGCATCGAGTGATGGTTTCATCAAAATGTGGAAGCTTCACGAGGATAAG AAGGTCTCCCCGTGTTTACTCTGTGAAGTAAACACTGATGCCAGGTTGACTTGTCTTGGAGTGTGGCTAGACAGAGCGACAGATACGAGAGAAAGCCCGCCTCCAGATGCAGAGACTCCTCCTG TAAGTAAAGAAGAACCGTCCAAAAGCAACAAAAAGGAATCTGGTGACGAGGTGCAGGAGGGAGAGCGGCAGTCAAAACCTGGCACGAAGAAATGTGGTTCAACTGGTGATGGTGACAAGCCAGCAAAAGGAAACAGCCTGGTGTCAGCCAAGAAGAGGAAAATGGTAGAAAtgttgggaaaaaaaggaaacagcctGGTGACggctaagaaaaggaaaatggtggaaatgttggaaaaaaagaagagaaaaaagcagaaaatgtga
- the C20H6orf52 gene encoding putative uncharacterized protein C6orf52 homolog, producing MPRNFQEEKKEGHHMTKFSFQGGKKLGPSRHILGSLELGPSEASGRDILCGSPSFPGRLRTGRRSFRSGRYRPARLSVQLGCGLSNSGDILENGAQEDSHLPGPRVKPDFQPYQGYPFGNWYEQQHSCYSPSGCSCGYALDGNGPSLYSARETPGHPAEPLLTLEGTTALAENPDEDSLEDPNLHLNIEELNKEFMEESEEFYDSLMNCHWQPLDTVHSEIPDETLEKKDDH from the exons ATGCCGCGGAATTTCCaagaggagaagaaggaaggacaTCACATGACGAAGTTCTCatttcaaggaggaaaaaaattgggGCCTAGCAGGCATATTCTAGGAAGCCTTGAGCTAGGCCCTTCTGAGGCGAGTGGGCGGGACATCCTCTGTGGAAGCCCCTCGTTTCCGGGGCGTCTACGGACGGGACGGAGGAGCTTCCGGTCTGGGCG ATACCGTCCTGCACGCCTTTCCGTCCAGCTTGGTTGTGGCTTGTCGAACTCTGGGGACATACTG gaaaatggggcgCAAGAGGATAGCcacctcccaggtcccag AGTGAAGCCAGACTTCCAGCCCTACCAGGGTTACCCCTTTGGCAACTGGTACGAGCAGCAGCACAGCTGTTACTCTCCTTCCGGCTGCAGCTGTGGTTATGCACTGGATGGAAATGGACCCAGCCTTTATTCTGCACGCGAGACCCCTGGACACCCAGCTGAACCTTTGCTCACACTCGAG GGAACCACAGCTCTGGCTGAAAACCCAGATGAAGATTCGCTAGAAG ACCCAAATCTCCATTTGAATATTGAGGAGTTAAACAAAGAATTTATGGAGGAAAGTGAAGAATTCTACGACTCTCTCATGAATTGCCACTGGCAGCCCCTGGATACAGTTCACTCTGAAATCCCAGATGAGACTCTGGAAAAGAAAGATGATCATTAA